DNA sequence from the Streptomyces cinnabarinus genome:
GCTGTTACGTCCTGCCGACCGTGCTCGGCGATGTCACCCCCGAGATGGCGATCTGGCGCGAGGAGGTCTTCGGGCCGGTGCTCGCCGTGCGCGCCGTCGAGGACTTCACGCAGGCCGTGGAGGCCGTCAACGACTCCGAGTTCGGGCTGGCCGCCGCCCTGTTCACGCGCGATCTGTCCCGGGCGTACCGGTTCATCGACGAGGCCGAGTGCGGACAGGTCGCCGTCAACACCACGACCACCGGCTGGGACGTCCATCTGCCCTTCGGCGGGTTCCGCGACTCAGGGACCGGTTACAAGGAGCAGGGCGAGGAGGTCCTGCGCTTCTCCACGCGCGTCAAGACCGTCGCCGTTCACTACTGACGCGGTCACCTACTGATCCGAAGGAGGAGTCGATGGCTGACGAGACGATCGGCATCGTCGGCGCGGGCATCGTGGGCCTGGCCACCGGCCGCGAGATCGCCCTGCGCCGACCCGGCACCCGGGTGGTGGTGCTGGAGAAGGAGCAGGAGCTCGCCGTCCACCAGACCGGCCACAACTCCGGCGTCGTGCACGCCGGGATCTACTACCCGCCGGGCAGCCTCAAGGCGGAGCTGACGGTGCGCGGGGTCGCCCTGCTGCGCGAGTACTGCCAGGAGCGGGGCCTGCCGTACGAGGAGGTCGGCAAGCTGGTCACGGCCGTCCGCGAGGACGAGCTGGGCCGGATGGAGAGCCTCTACGAACGGGCCCGCACCAACCATGTGCCCGAGCTGCGGAAGGTCTCCAAGGAGGAGATCAGGGAGATCGAGCCCGCGGCCGGAGGGCTCGCCGCGCTGCACTCGCCGCGCACCGCGATCACCGACTACAAGGCCGTCGCCCGCGAGTACGCCAAGGACATCGAGGCGTCCGGCGGCGAGGTGCGGCTCGGCTTCCCCGTCACCGCGATCACCCAGGTGCCCGGCGGTATCGAGGTGGCCTCCGTCCAGGACCGGGTCCGGGTGGACCGGCTGGTGCTGTGCGCGGGGCTGCACTCGGACACCGTCGCCCGGCTCGCGCACGACGGACGGGAACCGCGGATCATCCCCTTCCGGGGCGAGTACATGCTGCTGAAGCCGGAGAAGGCGCGGCTGCTGCGGGGCCTGGTCTATCCGGTGCCCGATCCCCGGTACCCCTTCCTCGGCATCCACTTCACCCCGCGAGTCGACGGCACCGTCGAGGTCGGCCCGAACGCCGTCCTGGCGATGTCCAGGGAGGGCTACCGGCTGAGCCAGGTCTCGCCACGGGACCTCGTGAGCCTCGCCGGCTACCCCGGAGCCTGGCGGATGGCGGCCCAGCACTGGCGTACCGGCATCAAGGAATACCGCGGCTCGCTGTCCAAGCGTGCCTTCATGCGGGACGCGAGCCTGTACGTGCCCGCCGTGGGCGTCTCCGACGTGGTGCGCGGCGGAGCCGGGGTGCGCGCCCAGGCGCTGGACCGCGACGGCACGCTCGCCGACGACTTCCGCATCCACCGGGCCGGCCGGGTCACCGCCGTCCGCAACGCGCCCTCACCGGCCGCGACGGCCTCCCTGGCGATCGCCGAGCACATCGTCGACGCCGTCTTCGGCGACGGCTGATCCAGACCGCTCGGGCAATCAGTGAATGCCCTGCACAGAGCGGTATTTCGCGCAACAACAGCTTGCGCTCCCGGGGCTCGGCAAGGGCTCCCGCCCCGCCTAGCGTTCCCTCCGCAGCACCCCACCGCCCCGTTCGACAGAAAGAGTTGAGGCCATGTTCGTCGTCGACACGCAGATCCACATCTGGAAGGAAGAGACCCCGGACCGCCCCTGGGTGCCCGGGGCCCGCGAGCGGATCCGCCTCAACGGCCACCGCGAGGACCCCTTCTCCTACGAGGAGGCCCTGGAGCTGATGGACGAGGCCGGCGTCAACCGGGCGCTGATCCTCCCGCCGTCCTGGGAGGGCGACCGCATCGACTACGCCCTGGAGGCCTGCGAGGCCCACCCGGACCGGTTCGGCATCATGGCCCGCATCCCGCAGAACAAGCCCGAAGAGGGCAAGGCGATGCTGGCGGACTTCGCCCAGAACCCGCATGTGAAGGGCACCCGGCTCACCTTCCACC
Encoded proteins:
- the lhgO gene encoding L-2-hydroxyglutarate oxidase, encoding MADETIGIVGAGIVGLATGREIALRRPGTRVVVLEKEQELAVHQTGHNSGVVHAGIYYPPGSLKAELTVRGVALLREYCQERGLPYEEVGKLVTAVREDELGRMESLYERARTNHVPELRKVSKEEIREIEPAAGGLAALHSPRTAITDYKAVAREYAKDIEASGGEVRLGFPVTAITQVPGGIEVASVQDRVRVDRLVLCAGLHSDTVARLAHDGREPRIIPFRGEYMLLKPEKARLLRGLVYPVPDPRYPFLGIHFTPRVDGTVEVGPNAVLAMSREGYRLSQVSPRDLVSLAGYPGAWRMAAQHWRTGIKEYRGSLSKRAFMRDASLYVPAVGVSDVVRGGAGVRAQALDRDGTLADDFRIHRAGRVTAVRNAPSPAATASLAIAEHIVDAVFGDG